The genomic window ACTCAACCCACAGGTTTTTGCGCTGGGCATCGCGCGCCCCGCCAGCGTGGCCTCCAATAGCCCTGCTTCCTCCGACCAGCCCTCAGCCCTTCCCAGCCCTGGATTGACCGAGGTTGCGCCTGATGAGCGCGCCAAAAATGAACCTCCGCGCGCTCAGACGGCTCTTGATGCGGCGCTGGCTGGCGCATTTGAGGCGACACGGCCCTTGCTGCTGGAGATCGAGCCGGATGCCGAAAGCCTGTCTTCGAGCTTGTTGAGCGCGATCTGCTGGGCGCAGGAGCAGCGCCGCCCGCTGGTGATTGCGGCGGCCAATGCCGGGACGTGTCGGCGGCTAATGCAAGAAACGCTGCCGACTCTCCAGGCCAACCTGCCCCGGCCACCCAGGGTGGAGTTTCTGGTTGAGCCGGAGAAATATCTATGCCTGCATCGCTGGTTTGGCGGGGGACGCCTGCCGCGCAACGGACGCCTGCCTGCCGATATTACGCGCGGCCTGGCGAAGCTGACCCTCTGGCTGCATTACAGCGCCAGCGGTATCCGCGATGATCTGGTTTTGATGCCCCAGGAGCAGGCGGCCTGGGAGATGGTGCGCGCCGGGCCAGAATATCTGAACGATCTGTCGGGCTGCCACTATGCCCGACATGGCTACTGTTTCTACAAACGCGCCCGCGACGCGGCGGCGACAGCCGATGTGTTGGTGACGACGCATGCCGCGCTGCTGGCCTATCTCTCCAGTGATGCGGCGGTGCTGGCGAAAGCCAACCATCTGCTTATCCTTGACGCGCACCTGCTGGAAGAGGAGGCGCTGCGCCAGGACGGCTATGATCTGAATCAGCCAGGCATTGCCCGGCTGCTGGATGACCTGCTGACCGGGCCAGCCGAAAGCGGCTCAAGTGGGCTGCTGGCGCTGGCAGCGCGCTCGTTGGGACAGGGGCTGGCGGCTGCCGCCGGGCGTGGCGCGCTGCCAGCGGAAGCTCGTCCTGGCTGGTGGTACGGGCCGGTCAACGAGGCCAGGCAGGCGCTGGATCGCTTCTTCAACGCGCTGGCGCTCCTGCTGGCCGAGTATCAGGCGCAGCATCATGGCGGCCCACGCTCCTGGTCAGAAGGAGTCGAGCCATCGCTGCGGCTTCAGCCGAAGATTCGCAACGCTCCGGCCTGGAAAGGCGTTGAGCAGACCTGGGACGAACTAGAAAAGGCGCTGCTGCCGCTCATTTCACGCCTTGAGCGACTGATAACGCTGCTGGGTGGTTCGGTCACTGCGGCGAACGGCCAGCAGCGCGCATCCCATTCTCGTAAAACTTCTCAGGCTTCCAGGCTGGTCGATCTTCAGCAAACGCCTTCTGATGAGTCTATGGCGCTGGCGGAGGAGATCAACGGCGTCTATTTCCGTTTGCGCGAATGGGCCGAACAGGGCAGGCTGGCGATTACTCAGCCGCGCGGCGGAATGGTCTATTGGGTCAGACCGCCACTGCCTCCGCCTCCGCCGCGCGCGGCTTCAGGCATTTCAGCTACCCCGCCTGACGATGCTCCACCAGCGCGGCCCACCTTGCACGCCGCGCCGGTACATGCAGGGCCGCTGCTCCAGCGCACCGTGTTTCGCGCTGATCGCGCGGCGGCGCTGGTGTCTTCGGCGCTGAGGGTAAATGGGGAGTTTGATTATATCGCCGAGCGCCTGGGCCTGGCTGCCGGGCGCGCAACGACACTTTCCGTGGCCCCGGAAAATCAGCCGCACTCGCTGCTCTATCTGCCGGACGATGTCGCTGAACCTAATACCCATCACTATCAGCGCAATCTTGACGCTATGCTGATTCAGCTTGCTACCGCGCTGAATGGCGAGACGGTGGCGCTCTTTGCCTCGCACGCGGCCCTGCGCGCGGGCTATGCTGGCGTGAAAGCGGCGCTGGAGGAGCGCGGGATTCTGGTGCTGGCCCAGGGGATTGATGGCTCGCTGCGCCAGCTCTGGCAGACGTTCCGCTCACAGGAGCGCGTGGCGCTGCTGGGCGCGGTGAACTCCTGGGATACCGTTGAGTTACCAGGAGAGCGTCCGGCCTGCGTGGTGGTCACAAGACTGCCATTTCCGGCGCTCAGCGACCCTCCGCTGGCAGGGCGCGCCGAATTGTATCACGATCAGTTGCACCAGTATGTCATCCCTCAGGCGTCGCTGCGGCTGCGCCAGGCGCTGAACCGGCTCTCGTGGAGCGGCGCGGGCGCGCGAGCGACCAACGGGAGCGAGAGTGCGGGAATCCAGTTCCCGCAAGGGTCGCTCCCCACAGGGGTTCCGCAAGCACCCGCTGCCGCAGGCGCGCGCCGCAACGCGATTGTGTTGTTTGATAAGCGGGTGCAGGCCAAGGATTACGGCGCGGTCTTTTTAAGCTCTATGCCCCACTGCACAGTGCGCCAGGGCAGCGTTTCGGTCCTGCCGGAACATGTGGCGGGCTGGATTCGCGGTGAGAACGGTGAGTGAGTCTGACCTGGAAGCGTCCGAGACGATCAGGGCGCTGGGGGAGTTTGGCCTGATTGCGCGCCTTACGGCGGGGTTGACGACGCGCCCGGATGTGCTGGTGGGTGTCGGCGATGATTGCGCGGCGCTTGATCTAGGGGGCGAACTGGTCTTGCTGGCGACGTGCGACGCGCTGCTGGATGGTGAGCAGTTTCTGCGCCGCGCTGCCACGCCAGAACAGATTGGGCGGCGGGCGATGGCGGTCAACCTGAGCGATATTGCCAGCATGGGTGGCTGGCCGCGCTACGCATTGGTTTCGCTGCTGCTGCCTGCCGATCTGCCCACGACGTTTATGGATGGCGTCTATCGTGGGCTGCGTGCCGAGGCAGAGCAGTATGGCGCGGTGATTGTCGGCGGTAATATCACCGGCTCCTCTACATTTGGCATTGATATGACACTGCTCGGCCAGGCGCGGCGCGGGCAGATGCTCTTGCGCAGCGGCGCGC from Ktedonobacterales bacterium includes these protein-coding regions:
- a CDS encoding exonuclease domain-containing protein; amino-acid sequence: MSAVGLKKPMPRGAPIRVSIDLETTGLQAETDNIIEIAAVKFRGAEVLGRFQTFVATNRSIPFRVQRLTGITATDLQDAPRFEAVAPSLSAFLGKAPLVGHSVPFDAAFLRRRGLVQENPLIDTFELATVLLPALPSYTLERVAEALDVQSDVFHRAMADAVLAKDVLLALLARIEQLESSVLEELARLSGRLSWPLLSLFADERRARGAGRSTSKGGASVGEQWAAKLGLNPQVFALGIARPASVASNSPASSDQPSALPSPGLTEVAPDERAKNEPPRAQTALDAALAGAFEATRPLLLEIEPDAESLSSSLLSAICWAQEQRRPLVIAAANAGTCRRLMQETLPTLQANLPRPPRVEFLVEPEKYLCLHRWFGGGRLPRNGRLPADITRGLAKLTLWLHYSASGIRDDLVLMPQEQAAWEMVRAGPEYLNDLSGCHYARHGYCFYKRARDAAATADVLVTTHAALLAYLSSDAAVLAKANHLLILDAHLLEEEALRQDGYDLNQPGIARLLDDLLTGPAESGSSGLLALAARSLGQGLAAAAGRGALPAEARPGWWYGPVNEARQALDRFFNALALLLAEYQAQHHGGPRSWSEGVEPSLRLQPKIRNAPAWKGVEQTWDELEKALLPLISRLERLITLLGGSVTAANGQQRASHSRKTSQASRLVDLQQTPSDESMALAEEINGVYFRLREWAEQGRLAITQPRGGMVYWVRPPLPPPPPRAASGISATPPDDAPPARPTLHAAPVHAGPLLQRTVFRADRAAALVSSALRVNGEFDYIAERLGLAAGRATTLSVAPENQPHSLLYLPDDVAEPNTHHYQRNLDAMLIQLATALNGETVALFASHAALRAGYAGVKAALEERGILVLAQGIDGSLRQLWQTFRSQERVALLGAVNSWDTVELPGERPACVVVTRLPFPALSDPPLAGRAELYHDQLHQYVIPQASLRLRQALNRLSWSGAGARATNGSESAGIQFPQGSLPTGVPQAPAAAGARRNAIVLFDKRVQAKDYGAVFLSSMPHCTVRQGSVSVLPEHVAGWIRGENGE